From the genome of Halococcus sediminicola, one region includes:
- the gvpA gene encoding gas vesicle protein GvpA gives MSARPSSDSLAEVLDRILDKGIVIDIWARVSVVGIEILTVEARIVVASVDTFLHYGKEISKLELAAESGEMQDLKDLDFGTSPMVQPEPDEPEVRIEEEQEAEQ, from the coding sequence ATGAGTGCACGACCCTCAAGCGACAGTCTGGCGGAGGTGCTCGACCGCATCCTCGATAAGGGCATCGTTATCGACATCTGGGCGCGGGTGTCGGTCGTCGGTATCGAAATCCTCACTGTGGAGGCGCGCATCGTCGTCGCCTCGGTCGATACGTTCCTCCACTACGGGAAGGAAATATCGAAGCTGGAGTTGGCGGCCGAATCGGGCGAGATGCAAGACCTCAAGGACCTCGACTTCGGCACCTCGCCGATGGTCCAGCCCGAACCCGACGAACCCGAGGTCCGCATCGAGGAAGAGCAGGAAGCCGAACAGTAA
- the gvpH gene encoding gas vesicle protein GvpH, with protein MTSDDRTENDDGSKTGRFIHTVLTDVFETLADMDEGKRRRGVGSTREGRTRFDYGFDVGIGPGTDGASQRRLEKPDPDADSVAVVQPTDGGYVVTLDLPDVDPHELSAGVDDKQTLVVADDGGVVGRVSLPQENLEVGDASYNNGVLNVRLDATGSEK; from the coding sequence ATGACATCCGATGACCGAACCGAAAACGACGACGGATCGAAAACCGGGAGGTTCATCCACACAGTGCTGACCGACGTATTCGAGACGCTCGCCGACATGGACGAGGGCAAGCGTCGGCGCGGGGTCGGCAGCACGCGTGAGGGCAGAACGCGCTTCGACTATGGGTTCGACGTCGGTATCGGCCCGGGAACTGACGGTGCTTCCCAGCGGCGGCTGGAAAAGCCGGACCCCGACGCCGATTCCGTCGCGGTGGTCCAGCCCACGGACGGTGGCTACGTCGTCACGCTCGACCTGCCTGACGTCGACCCGCACGAACTTTCAGCCGGCGTCGACGACAAGCAGACGCTCGTGGTCGCCGACGACGGCGGTGTCGTCGGGCGGGTTTCGCTCCCACAAGAGAATCTCGAAGTCGGCGACGCATCGTACAACAACGGCGTCCTCAATGTTCGACTCGATGCAACAGGGAGCGAAAAATGA